The following proteins come from a genomic window of Rhizobium sp. 007:
- a CDS encoding ABC transporter permease, producing MTLSAEHADHASSLRRWLLAPEPQGWFQSSAQQFHQGWLKFRLHPLGLAGLGIIGLLILVALAAPLLTRYDPIVQDMAGRLAPPSAEHWLGTDNFGRDVLSRVIYGARTTLYIIMLVSVIVAPLGLLIGTCSGYFGGIVDEVLMRITDIFLSFPGLVLALGFAAALGPGITNAIIAISLTAWPPIARLARAETLSLRKADFIAAVRLQGATPMAIITRHILPMCIPSVIVRVTLNMAGIIITAAGLGFLGLGAQPPWPEWGAMAATGREFMLDSPWVIAAPGIAIALVSLAFNLVGDALRDVLDPRGSE from the coding sequence ATGACACTGTCCGCCGAACATGCAGATCACGCAAGCAGCCTTCGCAGATGGCTACTTGCGCCCGAGCCACAGGGCTGGTTTCAGTCCTCAGCGCAGCAATTCCATCAGGGCTGGCTGAAGTTCCGCCTTCATCCCCTCGGTCTGGCGGGGCTCGGAATCATCGGCCTGCTCATCCTGGTCGCGCTCGCTGCGCCATTGCTGACGCGTTACGATCCGATCGTCCAGGATATGGCAGGGCGGCTCGCACCGCCTTCGGCAGAACATTGGCTCGGCACCGACAATTTTGGCCGCGATGTCCTTTCAAGGGTGATCTACGGTGCGCGCACGACGCTTTACATCATCATGCTGGTTTCCGTCATCGTCGCTCCGCTGGGTCTTTTGATCGGCACCTGTTCGGGTTATTTCGGTGGTATCGTCGATGAAGTCCTGATGCGCATCACCGACATCTTCCTTTCCTTTCCAGGCCTGGTGCTTGCGTTGGGATTTGCGGCGGCACTCGGTCCCGGCATCACCAACGCGATCATCGCAATTTCGTTGACGGCATGGCCACCAATCGCCCGGCTTGCGCGCGCCGAGACGCTCAGTCTGCGCAAGGCCGATTTCATCGCCGCCGTGCGTCTGCAAGGGGCGACGCCAATGGCGATCATCACCCGCCACATCCTGCCGATGTGCATTCCCTCGGTGATCGTTCGCGTGACCCTGAATATGGCCGGCATCATCATCACGGCGGCAGGCCTCGGGTTTCTCGGTCTTGGCGCGCAGCCGCCTTGGCCGGAATGGGGAGCAATGGCCGCGACCGGACGTGAATTCATGCTCGACAGTCCATGGGTCATTGCAGCGCCCGGCATTGCCATCGCGCTGGTCAGCCTTGCGTTCAATCTTGTCGGCGATGCCCTTCGCGACGTTCTTGACCCGAGAGGTTCGGAATGA
- the tnpA gene encoding IS200/IS605 family transposase, whose translation MAPRSATGDRTGRHVVYMLHGHWVFVTKYRRDVLSEPAIRHRRRIFAKLCRDVEAELIECDGEDDHVPLRVHDPPKIALSKLVNSLNGVSSRRLRESRREITGRYHKGVLWSPSSFAASCGGAPLSVIAEYVKSQREAAQGRSRVPPRPERRGIPRGSR comes from the coding sequence ATTGCTCCAAGGAGCGCAACCGGGGATCGCACCGGCAGGCATGTCGTCTACATGCTCCATGGTCATTGGGTCTTTGTCACGAAATACCGCCGTGACGTTCTGTCAGAACCGGCAATCCGCCACCGGCGGCGCATCTTCGCCAAGCTGTGTCGCGACGTCGAGGCCGAATTGATCGAATGCGACGGCGAGGACGATCATGTTCCCCTGCGGGTGCATGACCCTCCGAAGATCGCCCTGTCGAAGCTGGTCAACAGCCTAAACGGCGTATCCAGCCGACGTCTGCGCGAGAGCCGCCGGGAAATCACCGGGCGCTACCACAAGGGCGTTTTGTGGTCGCCGTCCTCCTTTGCGGCAAGCTGTGGCGGCGCACCGCTCTCGGTGATCGCCGAATATGTCAAATCCCAGCGGGAAGCGGCCCAAGGCCGCTCTCGCGTTCCTCCCCGGCCTGAACGCCGGGGTATCCCGCGAGGTTCACGATGA
- a CDS encoding ABC transporter substrate-binding protein has protein sequence MLKNLLTTIALAGALVTAQPSFAASPPNMLVIGTNLTGIRTLDPAQNNARTVSELISNLYDNLVQLSPDDLKTLKPMLATKWTVSEDGRLITLTLRDDAVFQSGNAVTAEDAAWSIQRVIKMGQVGSTDVALWGFTPENVDKLVRAKDGHTLEIELPHAVNTDLVLYSLAGSSIGIIDKKTALSHEANGDLAGAWLSANSAGSGPFTLAQWRPNDVAIFNAQKSYWAGPPAMARVVARHIPESGNLRLQLEAGDVDVGQYLASGDLDALANNKEMVIDSVPGLGFYYIALNQKDPDLQKPKVREAFQHAFDWKAISGNIMRYTGFPWQSMIPRGMIGAPEDATSRHDYDPARAKQLLAEAGYPNGLKKVLNPSGAATLPFAEALQASARAAGLDLNLVPGEFTPAFRERKYEILLGNSGARLPDPFAVATQYAYNPDNSDEARLGSYYLWRAGMKVDELNTLVDQSMKEPDTGKRTEIFQKMDGIYSGMDAPLVIFFQRTDPYVMRANVKGYHGHTTWSTRWHGVTKE, from the coding sequence ATGCTGAAGAACTTACTGACGACGATTGCACTGGCCGGTGCTTTGGTCACGGCACAGCCGTCTTTTGCGGCGTCACCGCCGAACATGCTGGTGATCGGTACCAATCTCACCGGTATTCGTACGCTCGATCCGGCGCAGAACAATGCCCGCACGGTCTCCGAGCTGATCTCCAACCTTTATGACAACCTCGTCCAGTTGTCGCCGGATGATCTTAAGACGCTGAAGCCGATGCTTGCGACAAAATGGACTGTCTCGGAAGACGGCAGGCTCATTACGCTAACCTTGCGTGACGACGCGGTCTTCCAAAGCGGCAATGCGGTCACGGCCGAAGACGCCGCATGGTCCATCCAGCGCGTCATCAAGATGGGGCAAGTCGGCTCCACCGATGTCGCGCTTTGGGGTTTCACGCCCGAAAACGTGGACAAGCTCGTCCGGGCCAAAGACGGGCACACGCTGGAGATCGAACTGCCACACGCCGTCAATACCGATCTTGTGCTTTATTCTCTCGCTGGCTCTTCGATCGGCATCATCGACAAGAAGACGGCATTGTCGCATGAGGCGAACGGCGATCTCGCCGGCGCGTGGCTGTCGGCCAACTCGGCAGGAAGTGGACCGTTCACCCTCGCGCAATGGCGGCCAAACGACGTGGCGATCTTTAACGCGCAGAAGAGCTATTGGGCTGGCCCGCCGGCCATGGCACGGGTCGTCGCACGCCACATTCCGGAATCCGGCAATCTCCGGCTCCAGCTCGAAGCCGGCGACGTCGATGTGGGGCAATACCTCGCAAGCGGCGACCTTGATGCCTTGGCCAATAACAAAGAGATGGTGATCGATAGCGTTCCGGGCCTCGGCTTCTACTATATCGCTCTCAATCAAAAGGATCCGGACCTGCAGAAGCCCAAGGTCCGCGAAGCGTTTCAGCATGCTTTCGACTGGAAGGCGATTTCCGGCAATATAATGCGTTATACCGGCTTTCCATGGCAGTCGATGATCCCTCGCGGCATGATTGGAGCACCAGAGGACGCGACGTCCCGCCACGATTATGATCCCGCCAGGGCCAAGCAATTGCTGGCCGAGGCCGGATACCCGAATGGCTTGAAGAAAGTGCTCAATCCGTCGGGAGCGGCGACCTTGCCCTTCGCCGAAGCGCTGCAGGCGAGCGCCCGTGCCGCCGGTCTTGATCTTAATCTCGTGCCGGGCGAATTTACGCCCGCATTTCGCGAACGGAAATATGAAATCCTGCTCGGCAATTCGGGTGCCCGGCTGCCGGATCCTTTCGCGGTTGCCACGCAGTACGCCTATAATCCCGACAACAGCGACGAGGCGCGTCTCGGCAGCTATTATCTCTGGCGAGCCGGGATGAAGGTGGACGAGCTCAATACTCTCGTCGATCAGTCGATGAAAGAACCTGATACGGGCAAGCGCACGGAAATCTTCCAGAAGATGGACGGCATCTACAGCGGCATGGACGCCCCGCTCGTCATCTTCTTCCAGCGCACGGACCCCTATGTCATGCGTGCCAATGTCAAAGGCTATCATGGGCATACAACCTGGTCGACGCGCTGGCATGGCGTGACGAAGGAGTAA
- a CDS encoding helix-turn-helix domain-containing protein: MIHRAFRYKLAPTAEQEVLLRQFAGVVRLVYNLALEQRRDWWRHYRRQTGTA; this comes from the coding sequence ATGATCCACCGCGCTTTCCGCTACAAGCTCGCTCCGACCGCCGAACAGGAAGTCCTGTTGCGGCAGTTCGCGGGGGTTGTGCGGCTGGTCTATAATCTGGCGCTGGAGCAGCGCAGGGACTGGTGGCGGCATTACCGGCGGCAGACGGGAACCGCTTGA
- a CDS encoding ABC transporter permease yields MASADLTSKPDADRNLDEDGLAHAPSHPLVMLLRRLAGRVVAVVTTLLGLLFLTFSMGRLLPADPVLAITGAEVSKEVYDRVYNELGLGRPIWVQFLNYVQKVATGDLGTSATTGQPILTDLLTIFPATIELAVIAMIVGALVGVPLGITAAVRRGTIIDHVARIIALAGHSIPIFWTGLMALFIFYAKLKLVGASGRVDVFYEGLVTPVTGFLLIDSAIERQWDVFRSALGHIILPGTILGYYSVAYISRMSRSFMLEQLSQEYIITARAKGLGLRKVVWRHAFKNIRVQLLTIMALTFGGLLEGAVLIETVFGWPGLGQYLTRGLQMNDMNVVMGAVLTIGAVFLTINILSDVLYRILDPRTR; encoded by the coding sequence GTGGCGAGCGCCGATCTGACATCGAAACCGGATGCGGACCGCAATCTGGATGAGGACGGCTTGGCACATGCGCCGTCCCATCCGCTTGTGATGCTCCTGCGACGTTTGGCAGGGCGCGTCGTGGCGGTGGTGACCACACTGCTTGGCCTGCTCTTCCTCACCTTTTCGATGGGACGTCTGCTTCCTGCCGACCCGGTGCTTGCCATCACCGGAGCGGAGGTCAGCAAGGAGGTCTATGATCGCGTCTACAACGAGCTGGGACTGGGACGCCCGATCTGGGTGCAATTCCTAAACTACGTGCAGAAGGTTGCAACGGGCGACCTCGGCACATCGGCAACGACCGGTCAGCCGATCCTCACCGATCTGCTGACCATCTTCCCCGCAACCATTGAGCTTGCCGTCATCGCCATGATTGTCGGCGCTCTTGTCGGCGTTCCGCTCGGTATCACCGCTGCTGTCAGGCGCGGCACGATCATTGATCACGTCGCACGCATCATCGCGCTTGCCGGCCACTCCATTCCGATCTTTTGGACCGGGCTGATGGCGCTTTTCATCTTCTATGCGAAGTTGAAGCTCGTCGGCGCATCTGGCCGGGTTGATGTATTTTACGAGGGGCTCGTCACGCCGGTGACCGGCTTTCTCCTGATCGATTCGGCAATCGAGAGACAGTGGGACGTATTTCGAAGCGCGCTCGGACACATCATCCTGCCGGGAACGATCCTTGGCTACTATTCCGTGGCCTATATCAGCCGCATGTCACGCAGCTTCATGCTGGAGCAGCTCAGCCAGGAATACATTATAACGGCGAGAGCGAAGGGGCTTGGACTGCGGAAGGTCGTCTGGCGTCATGCCTTCAAAAATATTCGCGTGCAACTTCTGACCATTATGGCGCTCACCTTCGGGGGCCTCCTTGAAGGGGCAGTGCTCATCGAGACCGTTTTCGGCTGGCCGGGACTCGGCCAGTATCTCACCCGCGGACTTCAGATGAACGACATGAACGTCGTGATGGGCGCTGTGCTGACAATCGGCGCCGTCTTCCTAACCATCAACATCCTTTCGGATGTCCTTTATCGCATTCTTGATCCGAGAACACGGTGA
- a CDS encoding ABC transporter ATP-binding protein, translating to MTSSLIDIRNLEIAFGGGTVRAVRGVSFSLGHEKLGIVGESGSGKSTVGRAVMKLLPPTAIVRAERMTFRDVDLLKADERMMMTIRGRRIGLILQDPKYSLNPVMRISEQIAETFRFHYPKSTAKQADRKMIEMLEAVQIRDAERVARLYPHEISGGMGQRVMIAMMLIVEPEVLIADEPTSALDVTVRLEILALLDELVARRNLGLIFISHDLNLVRNFCDRVLIMYAGRVVEVLKASDLENARHPYTQGLLASLPSIENPPARLPVLKRDPAWFDDITLETPH from the coding sequence ATGACGTCTTCCCTCATCGATATCCGCAATCTCGAGATTGCCTTCGGCGGCGGAACCGTGCGCGCCGTGCGCGGCGTCAGCTTCTCGCTCGGACACGAAAAGCTGGGCATCGTCGGCGAATCCGGGTCGGGCAAGTCGACCGTCGGGCGCGCCGTCATGAAGTTGCTGCCGCCGACGGCAATCGTCCGCGCCGAGCGGATGACGTTTCGCGACGTGGATCTGCTCAAGGCCGACGAGCGTATGATGATGACAATAAGGGGACGGCGCATTGGACTGATCCTGCAGGATCCGAAATATTCGCTGAACCCTGTCATGCGGATCAGCGAGCAGATCGCCGAAACCTTTCGCTTTCACTATCCGAAGTCGACTGCAAAACAGGCTGACCGGAAAATGATCGAGATGCTTGAAGCGGTCCAGATCCGTGATGCCGAAAGGGTGGCCCGGCTCTATCCTCACGAAATTTCAGGCGGCATGGGTCAGAGGGTCATGATCGCGATGATGCTGATTGTAGAACCCGAGGTTCTGATTGCCGACGAGCCGACGTCTGCCCTCGATGTGACGGTGCGGCTCGAAATCCTGGCACTGCTTGATGAACTCGTCGCCCGCCGCAACCTCGGGCTGATCTTCATCAGTCACGACCTGAACCTCGTCCGGAACTTCTGCGACCGCGTGCTCATCATGTATGCCGGGCGGGTCGTCGAGGTTCTCAAGGCTTCTGATCTTGAGAATGCAAGGCATCCCTATACGCAAGGCCTGCTGGCATCCTTGCCGTCGATCGAAAATCCGCCCGCCCGACTGCCGGTATTGAAGCGTGATCCGGCCTGGTTCGATGACATCACTTTGGAGACGCCGCATTGA
- a CDS encoding dihydrodipicolinate synthase family protein — MGIATMRQALMGVSGVPVTAYDENGEVEPQITAMVYRRVAAAGIHNIVAAGNTGEFYALTPQEIRRVHEAAVSGVENTAPVTAAIGRSLREAIGMAKDAAKIGASAVMSHQPVDPFAAPSAQIDYFCNLADASPLPLVAYVRADGFNVDDMVRLAGHGNISGIKFATPDLMLLSRAIAASDPAGALFVCGLAESWALSFTAAGARGFTSGLVNVAPQLSLAVHDALSKGDFAAARAIINRLEPFERMRTKFRNGANVTVVKEAVTHSGLDVGPVRVPGLPLLDQTDREELFRLLQGWEAAGDIHGLGDLRPSR, encoded by the coding sequence ATGGGCATTGCAACCATGCGTCAGGCGCTGATGGGCGTGTCGGGTGTACCGGTCACGGCCTATGACGAAAATGGCGAAGTCGAACCGCAAATCACCGCAATGGTCTACCGGAGGGTGGCAGCCGCTGGCATCCACAATATTGTTGCTGCGGGAAACACCGGCGAATTCTATGCTCTGACGCCGCAAGAGATCCGCCGCGTCCATGAAGCGGCGGTTTCCGGCGTTGAGAACACGGCGCCGGTCACTGCGGCGATCGGCAGGTCGCTGCGCGAAGCAATCGGGATGGCGAAGGATGCCGCCAAGATCGGCGCATCTGCGGTGATGTCGCACCAGCCCGTCGATCCCTTTGCTGCACCGTCGGCTCAGATCGACTATTTCTGCAATCTTGCGGACGCTTCGCCTTTGCCGCTGGTTGCCTATGTGCGGGCGGATGGCTTCAATGTCGATGACATGGTCCGTCTTGCCGGTCACGGCAACATTTCCGGCATTAAGTTCGCGACGCCGGATCTGATGCTGCTTTCGAGGGCCATTGCGGCGTCGGATCCGGCGGGGGCGCTGTTCGTCTGCGGTCTTGCGGAGAGCTGGGCGCTGTCGTTCACTGCCGCTGGCGCACGTGGCTTCACATCCGGCCTTGTCAATGTTGCCCCGCAATTGTCGCTCGCCGTCCACGATGCGCTCTCCAAGGGCGATTTCGCTGCCGCACGCGCCATCATCAACCGCCTCGAACCGTTCGAACGCATGCGCACGAAATTCCGCAATGGTGCGAATGTGACGGTCGTGAAGGAGGCTGTGACGCATTCCGGCCTCGACGTCGGACCCGTGCGCGTGCCGGGTCTGCCACTCCTCGATCAAACGGATCGCGAAGAATTGTTTCGCTTGCTCCAAGGTTGGGAGGCTGCAGGCGACATCCACGGGCTTGGAGATCTGCGGCCTTCCCGCTAA
- a CDS encoding FadR/GntR family transcriptional regulator yields MKLSPVADPNRGATRFSDIIYEKIVGMIADGNFPVNERLPPESKLAVMFGASRPVVREALERLRVDGLVVSRKGSGSYVRQRPDSSMLKMVPVGSLADVQRFFEFRAGLEAEAAELAARNWQPADKERITAALSAIEQCLRDGKLGAEEDQALHDAIAMATGNQFHITVREWFRPHFAIGHSVTRSLSLKRTPEQIRSVQDEHAVIVAAIFARNEAEAHDAMKRHILNARARMFQGV; encoded by the coding sequence ATGAAACTGTCGCCCGTTGCCGATCCCAACAGGGGCGCAACACGTTTCAGCGACATCATCTACGAGAAGATCGTGGGGATGATCGCGGACGGAAACTTTCCGGTGAATGAACGGCTGCCGCCGGAATCGAAGCTTGCCGTCATGTTTGGCGCATCGAGGCCGGTCGTGCGTGAAGCGCTCGAGCGTTTAAGGGTCGACGGACTGGTCGTCTCGCGCAAGGGGTCGGGCTCCTATGTGCGGCAGCGGCCGGACTCGTCCATGCTGAAAATGGTCCCGGTCGGCTCGCTTGCCGACGTGCAGCGTTTCTTCGAGTTCCGCGCCGGCCTGGAGGCCGAGGCTGCCGAACTTGCCGCACGCAACTGGCAACCAGCCGACAAGGAGCGGATAACGGCTGCCCTTTCTGCGATTGAACAATGTCTGAGGGACGGCAAGCTCGGCGCCGAGGAGGATCAGGCGCTTCACGATGCGATTGCCATGGCGACTGGGAACCAGTTCCACATCACGGTACGCGAATGGTTCAGGCCGCATTTCGCAATCGGACATTCCGTGACGCGAAGCTTGAGCCTCAAACGGACGCCCGAACAGATACGCAGCGTCCAGGATGAACACGCGGTCATCGTGGCGGCGATCTTTGCGCGAAACGAAGCCGAGGCCCACGACGCTATGAAGAGACACATATTGAATGCGCGCGCCCGCATGTTCCAGGGCGTTTGA
- a CDS encoding ABC transporter ATP-binding protein, whose product MIEIDNLTIRFGSGQKPVVRNVSLRIKRGTAFGLVGESGCGKSTVLRAISGLNPNYEGGIKLDGDTLDRQRDRQFFRRVQMVFQDPYGSLHPRKTIRSQLKEPLRNQGLATNSVDVNALLLAVGLDPSLTYRFPHQLSGGQRQRVAIARALVLNPAVLLLDEPTSALDVSVQAEILNLLEDLRKERGLTYLLVSHDLAVVSHMCGRVAIMEAGEIVEEVDIERLRKGAVEHGYSRHLLDASRNYGRTH is encoded by the coding sequence TTGATCGAAATTGACAATCTCACGATTCGTTTCGGTTCCGGTCAGAAGCCGGTCGTCAGGAACGTCAGCCTTCGCATCAAGAGGGGCACGGCATTCGGTCTGGTTGGTGAATCCGGCTGCGGAAAGTCCACGGTCCTGCGGGCAATATCCGGTCTCAACCCGAATTACGAAGGCGGGATCAAGCTGGATGGAGACACGTTGGATCGGCAGCGCGACCGGCAGTTCTTCCGCCGCGTGCAGATGGTTTTTCAGGACCCTTACGGTTCACTTCATCCCCGCAAGACAATCCGCTCGCAGCTTAAGGAGCCGCTCCGCAACCAGGGCCTTGCCACCAACTCGGTGGACGTAAATGCCCTGCTGCTGGCGGTTGGCCTTGATCCGTCGCTCACCTACCGCTTCCCGCACCAACTCTCCGGAGGGCAGCGTCAGCGCGTGGCCATCGCCCGAGCCCTCGTGCTTAATCCGGCCGTGCTGTTGCTCGACGAGCCGACGTCGGCGCTCGACGTATCGGTTCAAGCGGAAATTCTCAATCTGCTGGAAGATCTGCGCAAGGAGCGCGGTCTGACCTATCTGCTCGTCAGCCACGATCTGGCCGTCGTGTCCCACATGTGCGGTCGCGTCGCCATCATGGAGGCAGGCGAGATCGTCGAAGAGGTGGATATCGAACGGCTGCGAAAAGGAGCCGTCGAACATGGCTATTCTCGGCACCTGCTGGATGCGAGCAGAAACTACGGAAGGACGCATTGA
- a CDS encoding SMP-30/gluconolactonase/LRE family protein — protein sequence MTAPRIVRPQVRPVLQQPLGVGESPVWDEKSGTLWLVDIQAPAVIRISPQGKADRFDMPSAIGSLGLCRDRPLVVALRTGLHLFDPVSGDFELLCDPVGRVNCRLNDGKVGPDGHFWVGSMSEAKPQTNDAALYRLGPDGSARTVATGLTSSNGLAWSPDGRRMYHSDSRQCFLQAFDFDPEKGELANASRLRVFSEEEGRPDGGATDRDGYYWSAGVSAGRLNRISPAGEILEIYILPIAAPTMPCFGGSDMRTLFVTSLSTNRSGHFEAGTVVAFDVDAEGLPPFRFGN from the coding sequence ATGACGGCGCCGCGGATCGTCCGTCCGCAAGTCCGTCCGGTGCTGCAGCAGCCGCTGGGAGTGGGCGAATCGCCGGTTTGGGACGAAAAGAGCGGTACGCTCTGGCTTGTCGACATACAAGCGCCAGCCGTCATCCGGATCTCGCCGCAAGGAAAGGCCGATCGCTTTGACATGCCGTCCGCGATCGGCAGCCTTGGGCTTTGCCGCGACCGGCCTTTAGTGGTCGCACTACGAACGGGCCTGCATCTTTTCGATCCCGTTTCCGGAGACTTCGAGCTTTTGTGCGATCCGGTGGGGCGCGTCAACTGTCGTCTCAACGATGGGAAGGTCGGCCCCGACGGCCATTTCTGGGTGGGATCCATGAGCGAGGCCAAGCCGCAGACCAATGACGCTGCGCTCTACCGCCTGGGGCCGGACGGCAGCGCACGGACCGTCGCGACAGGGCTGACCAGCTCCAACGGGCTTGCGTGGTCACCAGACGGCCGGCGCATGTATCACTCCGACAGCCGCCAATGTTTCCTGCAGGCTTTTGATTTCGATCCGGAAAAAGGCGAGCTCGCAAACGCCAGCCGGCTTCGTGTCTTTTCGGAGGAGGAAGGCCGGCCCGATGGCGGCGCAACCGACCGGGACGGCTACTATTGGAGTGCGGGCGTTTCCGCGGGCCGGCTTAACCGGATTTCTCCCGCCGGTGAAATCCTCGAGATCTACATTCTGCCGATCGCCGCGCCGACGATGCCCTGTTTTGGCGGTTCTGACATGCGGACGCTCTTCGTCACGAGCCTGTCGACCAACCGCAGCGGACATTTCGAAGCGGGCACGGTCGTTGCTTTCGACGTGGACGCCGAGGGCTTGCCGCCCTTCCGCTTCGGTAATTGA
- a CDS encoding NAD(P)-dependent oxidoreductase, which produces MKRLALTGAAGRVGTLLRPLLRPHAEHLRLIDIDEPAALGKNESFVRADLAKRDEANAALQEVDGVVHLAGIASGVDTRAILDANVLGTYNLYEAARINKVERVVYASSNHVTGFYPRGQLVSPLDPMRPDSPYGVSKCWGELVAGLYYDTCGIRTLSIRIGNAGTYPASERSVAIWISARDLAQLVGIGLTHPLIAATVVYGVSDAEESWWNNELATRLGYQPQDRPRDHARIEEPSEGPVALAFQGGAFCETNHDGNIRMRNAEGLAKSPETVP; this is translated from the coding sequence ATGAAACGGCTGGCCCTCACAGGCGCTGCCGGGCGCGTAGGCACATTGCTGAGGCCGCTTCTTCGGCCGCATGCCGAGCACCTGCGTCTGATCGACATCGACGAGCCTGCAGCGTTGGGCAAGAACGAAAGCTTCGTGAGAGCCGATCTTGCAAAGCGCGATGAGGCAAATGCTGCCCTGCAAGAGGTTGACGGCGTAGTTCATCTGGCCGGAATAGCAAGCGGCGTCGACACGCGCGCTATTTTGGATGCGAATGTCCTCGGCACTTACAATCTCTATGAAGCGGCGCGGATCAACAAGGTTGAACGGGTGGTTTACGCCTCAAGCAACCATGTGACCGGTTTTTATCCGCGCGGCCAGCTCGTCTCGCCGCTGGATCCGATGCGTCCGGACAGCCCCTACGGGGTTTCCAAGTGCTGGGGCGAACTGGTGGCAGGGTTATATTACGACACCTGCGGCATTCGCACTCTTTCCATCCGCATCGGCAACGCGGGCACCTATCCGGCCAGCGAGCGGTCCGTGGCAATCTGGATCAGTGCACGTGACCTGGCGCAACTGGTCGGAATCGGCCTTACCCACCCCCTCATCGCCGCAACCGTCGTCTATGGCGTTTCCGACGCCGAGGAGAGTTGGTGGAACAACGAGTTGGCAACCAGACTTGGCTACCAGCCGCAAGACCGGCCTCGTGATCATGCTCGCATCGAAGAGCCGTCCGAAGGGCCGGTCGCCCTCGCGTTCCAGGGCGGAGCGTTCTGCGAGACCAATCACGACGGCAACATCCGCATGCGCAATGCCGAGGGTTTGGCCAAGAGCCCGGAGACGGTTCCATGA